The proteins below come from a single Paracoccus sp. SCSIO 75233 genomic window:
- a CDS encoding DUF952 domain-containing protein, translating into MMIFKVLRAAEWRQLQQDGISAGAPVDLADGFVHFSTADTLAGTLEKHFAGESGLVLLACDPAGMGDDLKWEPSRGGLLFPHLYRALKLDDVVWSRPLPLGPGGHDIGELE; encoded by the coding sequence ATGATGATTTTCAAAGTCCTTCGCGCCGCAGAATGGCGGCAGCTTCAGCAAGACGGGATATCCGCCGGTGCGCCGGTTGATTTGGCCGATGGCTTTGTCCATTTTTCGACCGCAGACACGCTGGCCGGTACGCTTGAAAAGCACTTCGCCGGTGAAAGCGGTCTGGTTCTGCTGGCCTGCGATCCGGCGGGGATGGGGGATGATCTGAAATGGGAACCGTCACGCGGCGGTCTGTTGTTTCCGCATCTTTACAGGGCGTTGAAACTGGATGACGTCGTCTGGTCGCGCCCGCTTCCCCTGGGCCCGGGCGGTCATGATATTGGAGAACTTGAATGA
- a CDS encoding metal-dependent hydrolase, which translates to MKLTWLGHASWRLEIEQAVILIDPWLEGNPAFPDDCRAEAIKDATHILITHGHGDHASEAVALAKELQIPVVGIFDLMSAWEGRHGLDIVGFNKGGTVDLGGAKVTMVEAAHSSSYAGDDGMPVYAGREAGYMIAGEGKTIYHSGDTDIMADMDWMGDFHKPEIGILCVGGHFTMDPERAAYAAKRYFNFDSIICSHYKTFPLIDPDIAPLKALGVKVIEPVIMESFTP; encoded by the coding sequence ATGAAGCTGACCTGGCTGGGCCATGCGAGCTGGCGACTGGAAATCGAGCAGGCGGTGATCCTGATCGACCCTTGGCTGGAGGGAAATCCGGCTTTCCCCGACGACTGCCGGGCGGAGGCGATCAAGGATGCTACGCATATTCTGATCACCCACGGTCACGGGGATCACGCCTCCGAAGCCGTCGCGCTGGCGAAAGAGCTGCAAATCCCCGTGGTCGGAATTTTCGACCTGATGTCCGCCTGGGAGGGCAGGCACGGGCTCGACATTGTCGGCTTCAACAAGGGCGGCACGGTCGATCTGGGCGGTGCAAAGGTAACGATGGTGGAGGCGGCGCATTCCTCGTCCTACGCAGGCGACGACGGGATGCCGGTCTATGCCGGTCGCGAAGCGGGATACATGATCGCAGGCGAAGGCAAGACGATCTACCATTCCGGCGATACCGATATCATGGCCGATATGGACTGGATGGGCGATTTCCATAAGCCCGAAATCGGCATTCTCTGCGTCGGCGGTCATTTCACGATGGACCCGGAACGTGCGGCCTACGCGGCGAAACGATATTTCAATTTCGACAGCATCATCTGCTCTCACTACAAGACCTTCCCGCTGATCGATCCCGACATCGCGCCGCTCAAGGCGCTCGGCGTGAAGGTGATCGAACCCGTCATCATGGAAAGCTTCACGCCCTGA
- a CDS encoding quinone-dependent dihydroorotate dehydrogenase produces the protein MNLIERTGMGLLHRMDPEKAHDLSIKALGSGLVPLPGDPISSPRLRTRLAGLDLANPVGLAAGYDKNARAVQALMGAGFGFIECGAATPRPQPGNPKPRLFRLSENGAIINRFGFNNDGAEAIAARLAARPGGIPVGLNIGANKDSPDRAADFAEVVRIAGQAADFLTVNVSSPNTEKLRDLQGADALTALLAGVISARDALPARRPVFLKIAPDLDDAGIADIANVAKSVGVDAIIATNTTVSRESLTDPQASETGGLSGRPLFARSTRVLARLYRMTGGHIPLIGVGGIGSVEDAWQKMRAGATAVQIYSALIYGGFSLAAEIAKGLDQRAERQGLTSLSELTGSGVDDWI, from the coding sequence ATGAACCTGATCGAGCGCACAGGCATGGGGCTGCTACACCGTATGGACCCCGAAAAAGCGCATGATCTTTCGATCAAGGCGCTTGGTTCTGGTCTTGTCCCGTTACCCGGTGATCCGATCAGCTCTCCCCGATTGCGGACGCGTCTGGCCGGGCTTGATCTTGCAAACCCGGTCGGACTTGCGGCGGGGTACGACAAGAATGCACGCGCGGTTCAGGCCCTGATGGGGGCGGGCTTCGGTTTCATCGAATGCGGCGCGGCGACACCCCGGCCTCAGCCGGGCAACCCGAAGCCCCGTCTTTTCCGACTGAGCGAGAACGGCGCGATCATCAATCGTTTCGGTTTCAACAATGACGGGGCCGAGGCAATTGCTGCGCGCCTTGCAGCCCGTCCCGGCGGCATTCCGGTCGGGTTGAATATCGGCGCGAACAAGGACAGCCCTGATCGCGCTGCTGATTTCGCGGAGGTCGTGCGGATCGCCGGACAGGCCGCAGACTTCCTGACCGTCAACGTCTCCTCCCCCAATACCGAAAAACTGCGCGATTTGCAGGGGGCGGATGCGCTTACGGCTTTGCTTGCAGGTGTAATCTCCGCGCGTGATGCGCTGCCCGCGCGCCGTCCGGTCTTTCTGAAAATCGCGCCGGATCTGGATGACGCCGGAATTGCGGATATCGCGAATGTCGCGAAATCGGTTGGGGTGGACGCAATCATTGCAACGAATACCACGGTTTCCCGCGAGAGCCTGACCGACCCTCAGGCCAGCGAAACCGGCGGTCTATCGGGGCGTCCGCTTTTTGCGCGCTCGACCCGTGTGCTCGCCCGGCTCTACCGTATGACCGGCGGTCATATTCCGCTGATCGGTGTGGGTGGGATAGGCAGCGTCGAGGATGCCTGGCAAAAGATGCGCGCCGGTGCGACGGCGGTGCAGATCTATTCCGCGCTTATCTATGGCGGGTTTTCGCTGGCGGCGGAAATCGCAAAGGGTCTGGATCAGCGGGCCGAACGCCAAGGCCTGACCAGCCTGTCGGAACTGACTGGATCAGGCGTTGACGATTGGATTTGA
- the gatC gene encoding Asp-tRNA(Asn)/Glu-tRNA(Gln) amidotransferase subunit GatC gives MSITEDEARKVAHLARIAVEDSHLPALAAELNNILHFMEQLNEVDVEGVEPMTGVTPMRLKRREDVVTDGGYPEKVLANAPDAREGFFAVPKVVE, from the coding sequence ATGTCGATCACCGAAGACGAGGCGCGAAAGGTCGCCCATCTGGCCCGGATTGCGGTCGAAGATTCCCATCTTCCCGCGCTCGCGGCGGAGCTGAACAATATCCTGCACTTCATGGAGCAGCTCAATGAAGTCGATGTCGAGGGTGTCGAGCCCATGACCGGCGTCACGCCGATGCGGCTGAAACGGCGCGAGGATGTCGTGACCGATGGCGGCTATCCCGAGAAGGTGCTGGCCAACGCCCCGGATGCCCGCGAAGGGTTCTTTGCCGTGCCGAAGGTGGTGGAATGA
- a CDS encoding bifunctional UDP-sugar hydrolase/5'-nucleotidase, protein MSKTRLLATAASLALTGGMAHAESVLHILHTNDFHSRIESINKYDSTCDAETEEAGECFGGSARLATKIAELRAEFEAAGEPVLLLDGGDQFQGSLFYSTYKGKAAAEFMNTLGYDAMAVGNHEFDDGPEGLVALIEAADFPVLSANIDASQSNLLADKLVGSAVVDLDGEKIGIVGGTTINTPEISSPGDALIFQGQVDGIAADVEELTEQGINKIVAVTHIGFQGEQELAANIPGLDAVVGGHSNTFLSNTDESAEGPYPFMVDGADGTQVPVVQAYAYGKYLGHLKLTFDNDGKVIAAEGEPILIDNSVEPDAEVAARIAELGAPIEELKTRIVAETAVPIGADRVDCRAKECVMGSLVADAMLDRVKEQGIQIAIQNGGGLRASIDAGPISMGEVISVLPFQNTLSTFLLKGEDVVAALENGASQIEEGAGRFAQVAGLKYTVDPAAEAGSRISDVQVMMDGAWTAIDPQAEYGVVSNNYMRSGGDGYDVFAVNGMKAYDFGPDLADVLAEYLIQQGPDFEPATDGRITVLGDAGDDASAETGENADGGEAAAE, encoded by the coding sequence ATGTCCAAGACCCGCCTGTTGGCAACCGCAGCAAGCCTCGCCCTGACCGGCGGAATGGCCCACGCCGAATCAGTGCTGCATATTCTTCACACCAATGACTTTCACAGCCGTATCGAGTCGATCAATAAATACGATTCGACCTGTGACGCGGAAACCGAAGAGGCTGGCGAGTGTTTCGGCGGCTCGGCACGTCTGGCAACCAAGATTGCCGAGCTTCGCGCCGAGTTCGAAGCCGCCGGCGAGCCCGTTCTGTTACTGGATGGCGGCGACCAGTTCCAGGGCAGCCTGTTCTACTCGACCTACAAGGGCAAGGCGGCGGCTGAGTTCATGAATACGCTCGGCTATGATGCGATGGCCGTTGGCAATCACGAATTCGATGACGGCCCCGAGGGGCTGGTGGCACTGATCGAGGCCGCAGATTTTCCCGTGCTGTCGGCCAACATAGATGCCAGCCAGTCGAACCTGCTGGCGGATAAGCTGGTCGGTTCCGCCGTTGTCGATCTGGATGGCGAAAAGATCGGGATCGTCGGCGGCACCACGATCAACACGCCTGAGATCAGCTCTCCCGGCGACGCGCTGATCTTTCAGGGTCAGGTTGACGGCATCGCCGCCGATGTCGAGGAGCTGACGGAACAGGGCATCAACAAGATCGTCGCCGTCACACATATCGGCTTTCAGGGCGAACAGGAGCTTGCTGCGAATATTCCGGGCCTCGACGCGGTCGTCGGCGGCCACTCCAACACCTTCTTGTCGAACACCGATGAAAGCGCGGAAGGTCCCTACCCGTTCATGGTCGACGGTGCCGACGGCACGCAGGTGCCCGTTGTTCAGGCATATGCTTACGGCAAATATCTCGGCCACCTGAAGCTGACTTTCGACAACGACGGCAAGGTGATTGCGGCTGAGGGTGAGCCGATCCTGATCGACAATTCGGTCGAGCCGGACGCAGAGGTCGCCGCACGCATCGCGGAACTCGGCGCGCCGATTGAGGAACTCAAGACCCGGATCGTCGCCGAAACCGCCGTGCCGATCGGCGCCGATCGCGTCGATTGCCGGGCCAAGGAATGCGTCATGGGTTCGCTTGTCGCGGATGCGATGCTCGACCGGGTGAAGGAACAGGGCATTCAGATCGCCATCCAGAACGGCGGCGGCCTGCGCGCCTCCATCGACGCAGGCCCGATCTCGATGGGTGAGGTGATTTCCGTTCTGCCGTTCCAGAACACGCTGTCGACCTTCCTGCTGAAAGGCGAGGATGTGGTCGCTGCCTTGGAAAACGGTGCCAGCCAGATCGAGGAGGGTGCGGGCCGTTTCGCACAGGTTGCCGGTCTGAAATACACCGTCGATCCCGCGGCGGAGGCCGGAAGCCGGATCAGCGACGTTCAGGTGATGATGGACGGCGCATGGACCGCGATTGATCCGCAGGCGGAGTATGGCGTGGTGTCGAACAATTACATGCGCAGCGGCGGCGATGGCTATGACGTTTTCGCGGTCAACGGCATGAAGGCGTATGATTTTGGCCCGGATCTGGCGGATGTTCTGGCCGAATACCTGATCCAGCAAGGACCGGATTTCGAGCCCGCAACCGATGGCCGGATTACTGTCCTGGGTGATGCAGGCGATGATGCTTCCGCCGAGACCGGCGAAAATGCTGACGGTGGAGAGGCCGCAGCGGAATAA
- the ppk2 gene encoding polyphosphate kinase 2 produces MPDDTPNTAISAEEKTPVSPAFPTVSQDQVRAAFESGRYPYRRKMARRRYELEKAQLQAELLKVQKWAQDTGQRFVILFEGRDAAGKGGTIKRFNEHLNPRLARVIALNKPTDEERGQWYFQRYINHLPTSGEMTFYDRSWYNRAGVERVMGFCTASEYLEFMRQAPEFERMLVRSGIRLYKYWFSVTREEQRRRFAARETDPLKQWKLSPIDKASLDKWDEYTEAKEAMFFYTDTADAPWVIVKSNDKKRARLNCMRHFLSTLDYPGKNLDIVLPPDPLIVGHASHVVHGITNIIDAPVHPESPAHPRRRKAAAKAKSEPKADDASQKEPASSEAAKPADEAAAPAGKEA; encoded by the coding sequence ATGCCCGACGACACGCCGAATACGGCCATTTCAGCCGAAGAAAAAACACCGGTCTCGCCCGCATTTCCAACCGTCAGCCAGGATCAGGTCCGCGCCGCGTTCGAAAGCGGCCGCTACCCCTATCGCAGAAAGATGGCGCGCAGACGCTATGAGCTGGAGAAAGCCCAGCTTCAGGCCGAATTGCTGAAAGTTCAGAAATGGGCGCAGGACACCGGGCAGCGTTTCGTCATCCTGTTCGAAGGCCGCGATGCCGCTGGCAAGGGCGGCACGATCAAGCGGTTCAACGAACATCTCAATCCACGGCTGGCCCGCGTCATTGCGCTGAACAAGCCCACGGACGAAGAACGTGGGCAGTGGTATTTTCAACGCTATATCAACCACCTGCCAACCTCCGGCGAAATGACATTCTACGACCGCAGCTGGTATAACCGCGCCGGGGTCGAGCGGGTCATGGGGTTCTGTACCGCATCGGAGTATCTGGAATTCATGCGTCAGGCCCCGGAGTTTGAGCGTATGCTGGTCCGCTCCGGCATCCGGCTTTATAAATACTGGTTCTCTGTCACCCGCGAAGAACAGCGCCGCAGGTTCGCCGCGCGCGAGACCGACCCACTGAAGCAATGGAAGCTCAGCCCTATCGACAAGGCCTCGCTCGACAAGTGGGACGAATATACCGAGGCCAAGGAGGCGATGTTCTTCTACACCGATACCGCCGACGCGCCTTGGGTGATTGTCAAGTCGAACGACAAGAAACGGGCCCGGCTGAACTGCATGCGGCATTTCCTGTCGACGCTGGATTATCCCGGCAAGAACCTCGACATCGTGCTGCCCCCCGATCCGCTGATCGTCGGACATGCGAGCCATGTGGTCCACGGCATCACCAATATTATCGATGCGCCGGTCCACCCGGAATCACCGGCTCATCCGCGCCGCCGCAAGGCTGCCGCGAAAGCAAAATCGGAGCCGAAAGCGGACGACGCGTCGCAAAAGGAACCTGCATCATCCGAGGCAGCGAAGCCTGCCGACGAGGCCGCGGCACCAGCGGGGAAAGAGGCTTAA
- the parE gene encoding DNA topoisomerase IV subunit B, which produces MADDLFPTTTEDTSYSAASIEVLEGLEPVRKRPGMYIGGTDERALHHLVAEILDNSMDEAVAGHASRIEVELAADYSVTIRDNGRGIPIDPHPKFPGKSALEVILCTLHAGGKFSGDAYQTSGGLHGVGASVVNALSDSMVVQVARNKELFEQRFSRGVPQGPAEKIGAAPNRRGTTVIFHADEEIFGHHRFKPARLLKMVKSKAYLFSGVEIRWKSEIDDGETPLEATFHFPGGLADYLTETLDGVTTYADRPFSGNVDFKERFGVPGKVDWAINWTPSRDGFIQSYCNTVPTPEGGTHEAGFWAAILKGVRAYGELANNKKAAQITREDLITGGCALVSCFIREPEFVGQTKDRLATVEAQRLVEGAVRDHFDNWLASDPKSAGAILDFLILRAEERLRRRQEKETQRKTATQKLRLPGKLVDCSAKSRAGTELFIVEGDSAGGSAKQARERATQALLPLKGKILNVLGAASSKLGSNQEINDLCQALGVGMGTKFNLDDLRYDKIIIMTDADVDGAHIASLLMTFFFTQMRPLIDKGHLYLACPPLYRLTQGAERVYVADDAEKDRLLEKGLGGRGKIDVQRFKGLGEMDAKDLKETTMNPKTRKLIRVSIDEDAAGETGDLVERLMGKKPELRFQYIQENARFVEELDV; this is translated from the coding sequence ATGGCCGACGATCTATTCCCGACAACGACGGAGGACACCAGCTATTCCGCCGCCTCCATTGAGGTGCTGGAGGGGTTGGAGCCGGTCCGCAAACGTCCGGGCATGTATATCGGCGGCACGGATGAACGCGCGCTGCATCATCTGGTGGCCGAGATCCTCGATAACTCGATGGACGAAGCCGTCGCGGGTCATGCCAGCCGGATCGAGGTCGAACTGGCGGCGGATTACTCCGTTACCATCCGGGACAATGGGCGCGGCATCCCGATTGATCCGCACCCGAAATTCCCCGGTAAGTCGGCGCTTGAGGTGATCCTTTGCACGCTTCACGCGGGCGGCAAGTTTTCGGGCGACGCCTATCAAACCTCGGGCGGGTTGCACGGGGTAGGGGCCTCGGTCGTGAATGCTCTCTCCGACAGCATGGTCGTGCAGGTCGCGCGGAATAAGGAGTTGTTCGAGCAGCGCTTCTCTCGCGGGGTGCCGCAGGGACCGGCTGAAAAGATCGGTGCCGCACCAAACCGTCGCGGGACGACCGTGATCTTCCACGCGGACGAGGAAATTTTCGGCCATCACCGTTTCAAGCCCGCGCGGCTGCTGAAAATGGTGAAGTCGAAAGCCTATCTGTTCAGCGGCGTCGAAATCCGCTGGAAATCGGAAATTGACGATGGTGAGACCCCGCTTGAGGCGACGTTCCATTTCCCCGGCGGTCTGGCCGATTACCTGACCGAGACGCTGGATGGGGTGACCACCTATGCCGACCGCCCGTTCTCGGGCAATGTCGATTTCAAGGAACGCTTCGGCGTCCCCGGCAAGGTCGACTGGGCGATCAACTGGACGCCCTCTCGCGACGGTTTTATCCAGTCCTACTGTAACACCGTGCCGACACCAGAAGGCGGCACGCATGAGGCCGGTTTCTGGGCCGCGATCCTGAAGGGAGTGCGCGCCTATGGCGAATTGGCGAACAACAAGAAGGCTGCACAGATCACCCGTGAGGATCTGATTACCGGCGGCTGCGCGCTTGTGTCCTGCTTCATCCGCGAACCGGAATTCGTCGGGCAGACCAAGGACCGGCTCGCAACCGTTGAGGCGCAGCGTCTGGTCGAAGGCGCGGTGCGCGACCATTTCGACAACTGGTTGGCGAGTGACCCGAAATCCGCAGGCGCGATCCTCGATTTCCTGATCCTGCGGGCTGAAGAACGCCTGCGCCGGCGTCAGGAAAAAGAAACGCAGCGCAAGACCGCCACGCAGAAGCTGCGGCTGCCGGGCAAGCTGGTGGATTGCTCGGCCAAGAGCCGCGCCGGAACGGAGCTTTTCATCGTCGAGGGGGACTCGGCAGGCGGCTCGGCCAAGCAGGCCCGCGAACGTGCGACGCAGGCGCTTTTGCCGCTGAAGGGCAAAATCCTGAACGTGCTGGGCGCGGCTTCGTCCAAGCTAGGCTCCAATCAGGAAATCAACGATCTTTGCCAGGCGCTTGGCGTCGGGATGGGCACCAAGTTCAACCTTGACGATCTGCGCTACGACAAGATCATCATCATGACGGACGCAGATGTCGACGGCGCGCATATCGCCAGCCTGCTGATGACGTTCTTCTTCACCCAGATGCGCCCGCTGATTGACAAGGGGCATCTCTACCTTGCCTGTCCGCCGCTTTACCGGCTGACGCAGGGGGCGGAGCGGGTCTATGTCGCCGACGATGCCGAAAAGGATCGGCTGCTTGAAAAAGGTCTCGGCGGGCGCGGCAAGATCGACGTGCAGCGTTTCAAAGGTTTGGGCGAAATGGACGCCAAGGACCTCAAGGAAACCACGATGAACCCGAAGACGCGCAAGCTGATCCGGGTCAGCATCGACGAAGACGCCGCCGGCGAAACCGGTGATCTGGTTGAGCGGCTCATGGGCAAGAAGCCGGAGCTGCGTTTCCAGTATATTCAGGAGAACGCGCGCTTCGTCGAGGAACTGGATGTCTGA
- a CDS encoding gamma-glutamylcyclotransferase, which produces MSDPKPSELRLTDEHVRLATRLVDGPKHKEDWHFLEDEDLDRLAASLTDGRNRPIPIFAYGSLIWNPDFAVGARRRATAIGWHRQFNIHLDHFRGSADQPGLMLALASGGSCEGLVLDILTGTETESMRAILKRELVARELSANARWIEVETDQGRSEALTFYADPVDVDLTDLPIREQAKRLARANGAAGSGAEYLLRTAQGLEAAGIYDDYIWQLQELVAAEIDGETT; this is translated from the coding sequence ATGTCTGATCCGAAACCCAGCGAATTGCGGCTGACGGATGAGCATGTGCGCCTTGCCACCCGGCTCGTCGACGGGCCGAAGCACAAGGAAGACTGGCATTTTCTGGAGGATGAGGATCTGGACCGGCTGGCAGCTTCGCTGACCGACGGCAGGAACCGTCCCATCCCGATATTCGCTTATGGTTCCTTGATCTGGAACCCGGATTTTGCCGTCGGCGCACGCCGGAGGGCAACGGCGATCGGCTGGCATCGGCAGTTCAATATCCATCTGGATCATTTCCGGGGCTCCGCGGATCAGCCCGGTTTGATGCTGGCACTGGCATCGGGGGGGAGCTGCGAAGGGCTGGTCCTCGATATCTTGACGGGCACTGAAACCGAGTCGATGCGTGCGATCCTGAAGCGCGAACTCGTGGCCCGCGAACTGTCGGCGAATGCGCGCTGGATCGAGGTCGAAACCGATCAGGGACGCAGCGAGGCGTTGACGTTCTATGCCGATCCGGTCGATGTGGATCTGACCGATCTGCCTATTCGCGAACAGGCCAAACGGCTTGCCCGGGCCAACGGTGCTGCGGGGTCAGGGGCGGAATACCTGCTCCGCACCGCGCAAGGGCTTGAAGCAGCGGGCATTTACGACGACTACATCTGGCAGTTGCAGGAGCTTGTAGCGGCTGAGATAGACGGTGAAACAACGTAA
- a CDS encoding type II toxin-antitoxin system death-on-curing family toxin: MTDWLLPSADMVEMIHDTVLNQGELTGMARDKSLSGALARVENRLAYGMIDNVFALAAAYAMAISQGHCFNDANKRTAYRVMQIVLDMNGAAEPDVTEDVMGQKIIALAQGKIDDGDLADWLRGHP; encoded by the coding sequence ATGACTGACTGGTTGCTTCCCTCGGCTGACATGGTCGAGATGATCCATGATACCGTTCTGAACCAAGGTGAATTGACCGGCATGGCACGGGACAAATCGCTTTCGGGAGCGTTGGCACGAGTCGAAAATCGGTTGGCGTACGGCATGATCGATAATGTCTTTGCGCTTGCTGCCGCCTACGCCATGGCCATCTCGCAGGGACATTGTTTCAACGACGCGAACAAGCGGACTGCTTATCGCGTGATGCAGATCGTGCTGGACATGAACGGTGCCGCGGAACCCGATGTAACCGAGGATGTGATGGGCCAGAAAATCATCGCGCTCGCCCAAGGCAAGATTGACGATGGCGATCTGGCTGACTGGTTGCGCGGTCATCCCTGA
- a CDS encoding glutathione S-transferase family protein, with amino-acid sequence MLTIHGVTRSRASRIIWLCHEIGLPFRQNPVIQAYRLADPDAPDAPLNTHSDSFRKLSPAGSIPVIEDDGLVMSESYAINLYLARKHGAPFGPEDAEEDAGMMQWSFYAATAVEPDALTLLFLHDRGQQQNGEDQAIIANAAERLVRPLKVIDDQISRHGHLVKGRFTVADINMAETIRYAQSYAPLIEQFPAIRQWLDDAQARPAFQKMWQARLAESA; translated from the coding sequence ATGCTGACCATCCACGGCGTTACCCGTTCGCGCGCTTCCCGCATCATCTGGCTGTGCCACGAGATCGGGCTGCCGTTTCGCCAGAACCCGGTCATACAGGCGTATCGTCTGGCCGATCCCGATGCGCCGGACGCGCCGCTGAACACGCATTCCGACAGTTTCCGCAAGCTGTCTCCTGCCGGTTCCATCCCGGTGATCGAGGATGACGGGCTGGTCATGTCCGAATCCTACGCGATCAACCTGTATCTCGCTCGCAAACACGGCGCGCCCTTCGGTCCTGAAGATGCGGAGGAGGATGCCGGGATGATGCAGTGGAGCTTCTACGCGGCGACTGCAGTCGAACCCGACGCCCTGACCCTGCTTTTCCTTCATGATCGCGGCCAGCAGCAAAATGGTGAGGATCAGGCGATTATCGCGAATGCCGCCGAGCGTCTCGTCCGGCCCCTGAAGGTCATCGACGATCAGATTTCCCGGCATGGTCATCTGGTCAAGGGACGCTTCACGGTTGCGGACATTAATATGGCAGAAACGATCCGCTATGCGCAGAGCTACGCGCCCCTGATCGAGCAGTTCCCGGCGATCCGCCAATGGCTTGACGATGCGCAGGCGCGGCCGGCGTTTCAGAAAATGTGGCAGGCAAGGCTGGCAGAGTCGGCGTAG
- a CDS encoding Hint domain-containing protein, producing MAYRIDVLTFENPLPIRFHYIYWPPTTDAFSFADAKHSVIYLDDPDGAFGETDIAGGAGQKLLVDLDLSGKIIEAGTVLALRRFSATRMKLRGEEVYYRAIVPHVATDKALNPTLVGENKTIFIITTKDNPIPFDPQQMYQRSSRDNSTSLEVAETAIPPGYLSPPCFVTGTLIDTDDGPRPVEALREGDLILTKDGGFRRLSWVAFRHLTPRHLDLSPNLRPILIRAGALGPGMPQQNLLVSPQHRVLVTSRIARRLIGAEEALVPAKHLCGLPGIEVMDPANGVGYHHLLFERHEIVRSNGCWTESLYTGPMALKSLGAAARSELRALFPGLIEAGQPLPPPARPFMSGKQIRELTRQHIMNDLPLAV from the coding sequence ATGGCTTACCGAATCGACGTGCTTACTTTTGAGAACCCGTTGCCGATACGGTTCCATTACATCTATTGGCCCCCGACCACTGACGCGTTCAGCTTTGCCGATGCGAAGCACAGTGTCATCTATCTCGATGACCCCGACGGCGCGTTTGGTGAGACAGATATCGCGGGCGGTGCCGGGCAAAAGCTGCTGGTCGATCTCGACCTGAGCGGCAAGATCATAGAGGCGGGAACGGTGCTCGCCTTAAGGCGTTTTAGTGCAACGCGCATGAAGCTGCGTGGCGAGGAGGTCTATTACAGGGCCATCGTTCCGCATGTCGCGACGGATAAGGCACTTAACCCTACCTTGGTCGGTGAGAACAAGACCATCTTCATCATCACCACGAAAGACAATCCGATCCCCTTCGACCCGCAGCAGATGTATCAGCGGTCCTCAAGGGATAACTCGACGTCGCTGGAGGTTGCGGAGACGGCTATCCCACCCGGATATCTTTCCCCGCCTTGTTTCGTCACGGGAACGCTGATCGACACGGATGACGGTCCGCGTCCGGTAGAGGCTCTGCGTGAAGGCGATCTGATCCTCACCAAAGATGGCGGGTTTCGCCGGTTGAGTTGGGTTGCGTTTCGTCACCTGACCCCAAGGCATCTCGATCTCTCGCCAAATCTGCGTCCGATTTTGATCCGGGCGGGTGCGCTTGGTCCCGGTATGCCGCAGCAGAACTTGCTGGTCTCGCCGCAGCATCGGGTGCTGGTGACATCGCGTATCGCGCGGCGTCTGATCGGGGCGGAGGAGGCGCTTGTTCCGGCGAAGCATCTCTGCGGTTTGCCGGGTATCGAGGTCATGGACCCGGCGAACGGCGTCGGCTATCACCACCTGCTGTTCGAGCGGCATGAGATCGTGCGATCTAACGGCTGCTGGACTGAATCGCTTTACACGGGGCCGATGGCGCTGAAATCCCTTGGTGCGGCAGCGCGGAGTGAGCTTCGCGCCCTGTTTCCCGGATTGATCGAGGCTGGCCAACCGCTTCCGCCCCCGGCGCGTCCGTTCATGTCGGGAAAGCAGATCAGGGAACTGACGCGGCAGCATATCATGAACGATCTGCCGCTGGCGGTGTAA